The stretch of DNA TACTCATTGAGCAGTGCAGACTGCATAGACAGAAATATATGACAATATTTGATCAGATGTACAACAAAAAAACCAGCTCTTGACCCATGCTTTCCTTCAGTAAATAaactttttttttggaaaatgGTAAGCTTCAAAAAGTTAGCCAGTGAAAAAAAACTCAGCAGTGAACTACTCGGTAAACTTCTAGCCTTTCATGAGTACATCTTTGTGCACTAGATGGGGATAGGACGATTATTCGTAGAAATTTTGGTTATTTGGCACTACTATTGAAGTTCATCATCGTATTTCCGTAAAAAAAGGTCAGTATCGTATTTAATGCACATGCTAAAAGAGAAAAGCAACAGTTGTGATCTTTTTTTATTGAAAACGATGTTAAAATCAGACCCCAAATCCCACTAACAATGTGTCACTGTTTGTACCTAGCTGCCCAAATTATTTGCTTTCTATTGCTCTTTTTCAACTCAAAAGTCTCAAACTGATGTGCATGTGCCCTTACATATATGTATCTTTAACAACGTGGAATCCACGTGACCGATGATCAGAGGAAAATTAAGAATGGGATGCTTGGAGGCTAGAGGGCGTACCTGCAGGACGATCCAAAGGGCCCACGTGACGTTGGCGAGGACCATGAGGAACGTTCCTTTGATCCACGTCATCCTGCTCGGAACATTGCTGTTGGAGTAGTGGGCAACGGCGAAGGCGCGGTGGGGATTCACGGGGCTCAGCGCCGGCCCGGCGTAGAAGGCGAGGACGAAGACGCCGGCGAGGCAGAGCGCTACGCCGGCGACCTTGGCCTTGCCGGAAAGGCTCCTCAACCTCACCACCTCCATCCTTAGCAGCAGCGCCAGGCAGAAGGCGACGACGGGCATGGAGTTGCTGGATGCAGATGCCACCGTCGCCGATGTGAACTTCATGCTTACGTTGTACAGGTTCAAGCTAAATGTATTCCTGTAATATCAGATAGGCGAGCCATATGCTGTAACTGGCTCACTGCTGCTACCACTACTTGTAAATCTCATCAGAAATTCAGAACTAATTCCAGAACACAATCTGAATCTGAAGATGCCATACCCGATCAAGGCATAGAAGAAGAGCTTCAGGAGCAGGCACAGGGACAAGGACCGCACATTCTTCCTGCAAATGATCCCTTCAAGTTAACTAACTAATGTGGAACCACCAGTTCATTCATTCTACTCTTTTTTCATCAGGTGTCTGCAGCTGGTTACCTTTCGAGGGCAATCGCAATAGGGACCAGGAGGAGCGACGCGGCGACCATTCTGTAGAAGATGAAGACGAAGGTGTTCATCCCATGGTCGAAGGCTGCCTTGGAGACGACGAACATGCCGGTGTAGATAAGCTGTATGACGACGGCGATCACGTAAGGCTTCTTCGCCTCCATCTCCACGGATTCTCGCTCTCAACAGATGCTAGCTGTGTATCACGTGTGGCTTGTAGCTAGCGAGATCTATAAGATGGAAGAAAACACAAAGTATGAGCTGTGCTTCCAATTAGATACCAGAAGCAAGTCCTGTCAGATACTATATGAGAGAGATGGCAACTCCGAATACAACCTGATAGCAGGCCAGACGTTTGGGTGCAGTGGTACATATCAGTGTGCTTCTTTCGTCTATTCGTAGAAAGAGAAAAAGCTATCCAGCCAgcaggaaaaggaaaaggggaattTATCACGTCGCTTCTTTGTTGCACTCCAATCGCTGTAGTCTGAATCGTCACGCCTCATTGTTGCTATCTACCGGCTTCCTTCGTTTACATTATTGCATGATCTTTAACAGTTTCCACAGTCAGCTGAACTTGACCGCCTACTATTGTTTACAGATTTATGGGTGGCGTACAGTGAATCGATCTATTCTTTTGCAAAAGCTATTTTCATGGAAGTGTATACTGATCGTTCTAAACATACTGATAGTCAAACTTTTTGAGTGTTCTATGGTACTGTATGGATTCTGGAACTCTGAACATATAGGAAATGAAGGAGCAATTAACTCCTAACACGAGCTAGTACTCTGGCATCGTTGTCTGAATGGATCTATCCAAAGCTCCGACCAGCAGCTAGTTGTCAATCAATTATAATCATACTAGTTTTGCTGAAATAATGCATCCGTGAGGAGCGGATCATCAGTCGTTGCGAGAAATTTGTACCATTGTATGAACCGCCATGACCGGCTCATGCGTCAGTCAAGTAATTTTACCTTTGCCTTTGCTTGACCAGTCTTGGGACTAGTCTAGTCAATCATAAGTAACACTTGAAGGATTCAAAGAGTGTGCATCCAGACCGAGTCACTCAGGCTTCTTGACTACTGGTACAATAATATAGTACTATGGTTGGCTGGCCTGGTAAGCAAGTTACTTGATGTGTGTATTGTGTGTTAGCTAGGTCATGTATTCCTCGAGATCTGGTTAAAACTAGTGGACACTTGGAACTAAGGATTCTAATTATGACACTGTCACCAATAGAAAAGCTAGTGCTCTCCTCATTCTCTATTTAATTTGAATTTGAGCATGCAAATCTCGAAAACGACCTCACATGACTAGGAGTTAACCAGATGGTTTCCAGTGGATCACTCATTATTGGTTCATATTGTGAAGCTGTATGTGGTAACCTTGACGTTATTTATCAAGGATTCTAGAGGTTCTACCTCAATAGTCTCTTTATTCTTTTTGCGAGGTATTTAAGGCTTTGAAAAATATCAAAATAATAATAATGATTGTACTTATTACTGTTGGAATGTAAAATACTCGGGCAGCATAGGTCTTTTCATGAAGCAAGTTCAAGCGTTATGTTCGCATTGATTCAAATTGAAGAAAAAAACCCAATTATTGTTCCCTGTGCTTATATAGTTAGATATATACAGCACATAAGTCTTTCTTTTTTTGGACAATTGATTGGGGCCTTACGGTCTGATCCAGACGCCAGCCTTGGACTTCCCTAGGCCATAAGAATTCACAACTGAAGCAAATATTGGTTGTCTAAGTCCCACCAACACTCATGATGCAAAACAAACAACCATCTTAGATAAGAAACATTTTTAATGTAACAAATACAAACACTTGTTCACTATCACAAGCACAACAGACTAACAGTCAATGCAATAATATATTTGATGGAGTACAACAAGAGAACATCTGGCTTAGCCTAATAGCGATGGTGTGCCTCGTCTTGAGCATGGAAATAGCAATGACGATCTAGAAGAGGAAGCTAGCAGACACTAACGAAAGGCCTGTTACCTACATGCTTGGATCTAAGCGGTAGGTCTGCAGAGCATGACTAATCCAGTTACGTACGTTTCTCCTATCAATGTGAAAATTTTAATGGTTGGGAAACTTTTTGTTTCATCTTTTGGTACAATGTAAGTAAGAATCTCTAATTTTTCTTCTATATATCTCCTACGAATATGGTAACTTCCTCTGCTTCTTTCTCCTATTTGTATCTGTATGATGACAAATAGATATAGCTAAGTAAGGGCTAGGCTAAGATCGAAAGTATATTGATCATTCCGTCACACTTGTTCAACTATTGATGCTGTTGTCGGTTCCTCCTCTTGAGGTTTATGATGGCCATTGTCATCATCATCCACTGCATTCACCTTGCCACAAGATGCAATTTTTGCCTCCTTGCTCTTACCCCAGAGCACACTGTAAAGGCCACCAACCAGCAGGATCCCCCCGACAATACTGTAACAAAAACAACAAAGCAGGAAGATCCTCAGGTCCATGAATTCATTCATAAAGATCGGTGTGCATCCAACTTACTCACCGTCCTTTGAGGTTATTACTGATGAGTAGCTGAAGAATCTAGCTAGATAGTTACCTGCCGAGGTGGATAATCTCTCCTAGGAAGAATGAGGAGCAGAATACTGTGAAGACGAAGCAGAGCGGCGTCCAGACGGCTAAGAAGACGGGGCCTTTCAGCTCCACGCACCATGCTTGCAGGTAGTACGTCACTCCCGTCACCACGAACCCCTGTCAGATCCCACACCATCAATTGAACTGAACAATCATCATGATAAGTAAACCTATCTTGATCATTCCAAGCAAGAAGCGAGTGACTATTACGGTGTAAAGGACGGCGAGCAAGCTGATGTCGAGCCGGAGACTCCACTTGGAGAAAtccctctccgccgccaccgcgaCGACGAACGACTGCGCGGCGCTGAACGCGCACTGCGTCACCGTGACGAGCATCTTGTTGGGGTACTCCTTGAGCAGCCTGCCCTGCAGCACGATCCAGAGGGAAAACGCCATGTTGGCGAGGACCATGAGGAACGTCCCCTTGACCCATGTCATCCTGCTGCTTGGCGCGCTGCTGGTCGAGGCCGGGGCGTGGTGGGAGGCGGCGAAGGCGCGGTGGTGGTTGACAGGGCTCAGCGCTGGGCCGGCGTAGAAGGCGATGGCGAAGACTCCGGCGAGGCAGAGCGACACGCCGGCGAGCTTGGCTATGCCCGAGGAGCTCCTCAGCTTCACCACCTCCATCTTTAGCAGCAGCGCGAAGCAGAAGGTGATGACAGGCATGGCGTTGGTGGCCGCGGACGCCACGGTTGCGGATGTGAACTTCATACTCACGTTGTACAGATTTAGGCTAAAGGTGATCCTACAAAAAAGATAAAAGATTTATATGCCGCTGCTACGTACCTAGCTAGTTGGTTTGATCAAAACAGAAATCTTATTATTATTGCTAATTGATGATATGGATGCATACCGTACCCGATTAAGGCTAAAAAGAAGAGCTTCAAGAGCAACATAGGTGACAGGGAACGCACATTCTTCCTGCAAACAAAATGCCTCTCAAATCTCAGAACCGTTTCGTTTCGTTTCAGTAGCAGCTACGAATCAAGATCGATCAGAAGAAGCTATAGCTATTTTATGTGCAAGCTAGCATGATCCTTATTGGGTACCTTTCGAGAAGAAGCGCGATAGGCAGGAGGAGGAGCGACGCGGCGGCCTGGCGGTAGAAGATGAAGACGTAGGTGTTCATCCCGTGGTCGAAGGCCGCCTTGGAGACGACGAACATGCCGGTGTAGATGAGCTGCACGATGACGACGATCACGTAAGGCTTCTTCGCATCCATCTCGCTCGGTCGATGTGGTACTCAACGCAAGCACCGTACCCGTGGTCTGCTGTGTGTAGCAAGCTAGCTAGGTAGGTCTCTGCAAGGAGATCGATGTAGCAGCAGAATGATGAACATATATAAGTAGCTAGCTAGCAGCGTGTGGATGCAGTGCAGGCCAGGACTGAATAATAgtagtatatatatatcatgtatGTGCAGGTTGTCATGTGAGTACGTGTTGCTTGCAAGACTGATTCAGCTGAATTATATTAGTGACCTGTTGGTCACAAGATGAGTTGTGTGAACATGACCAATCAGCTAGGAACAATTAGACTAGCTGCCAGCTTCATTGTTTATTATGTGTAGGTGTGTCCATATTATATGATCTGCGGCTGCTTACAACAGAATCAGAATGCAATGGAATATTTAATAAGGAAATGAGCCACCGCTGCACGCATGCAGGTATCCTGCAACTGCAAGCGGCAGCGCATCATACTGTATGGACTAGTGCCGGCAGAGCTGCCAACAAGCGCCGTCGGTGTGGGGACCAGGAAAATGGATGAAGCTTCATTCATCAGCTCTAGTCATTTGGCTTCTAACTCTGAGTGCAGGCAATCTTTAATTTCTGCTAAGCCATCACCGGCATATGGGTCGGTGATGCTTTGTTTGAATTATTTCAGCTCTATAGTTTGAATTATGAAGTACTACAGCGCATGTGTGTGTTTCTGTTTCATATTTGTTTTTCTGATGAACCGTATATTCTGCTAGACCTGGAAGACGGAGCAGGCAGTATTAATGAATAAAGCGCCGGCTATGAAAAGATTAACAAAGCAGAGATTGATTGGACTGGCAAGTAAGGATTCGATGACACAGTACCTGGCTGCTACATAGCTATATACTATGTATATAGCAGCCCCATTCAAAGTGCCCCTACTATATGCATTTCGGGAGTGAAGTCTCAAGACTGATTATTAGCCCGCTGCTACTGGTAGCTCTTTATTATCTTCAGTAGATCGGTAATTTAATCAGCTTTGATTGATCAGCCTTCGGACTAGTCATCAGCCAGCGCCCTAGTCAAGAGTCAAGACTGAAGGATTCAAACACGGTGCTTCGTCAATAACAATACTGTACTAACGTACTTACACTTGCTCTCTCCAATTACATATGTCTCTGCATTTGGTTTATAGGGGTGTGCATTCATACTCAACTGAGAATTTTGTCTGGGTGTGCTTCAGATTTTACATACTGTAGCTAGCCAGTGGAGTACATCCATTTTCTAGGCCATCTGCCTAGTAGGTCTTATTAGGCCATGTGTTGCTTGAGCTCTGGCTATAGGTATGGAACCCTAGAAATTACTCTCTAAAATACTAATTAAGGTTATGGCTATTAGCGCCAGTACAGGCTAGCACTTTCCAAGTCCATCCAGGCCTTCCATGTATTTCGGGAATGACCGCGGAATTGTTTAGAACGTCAAAGCCCCGAGGAATGAATGGCAAGCAGCCGAAATACGACCGAGTGGAATCCCAAAATCCGGCTGAAACTTTGTATTGGGACTTGCTCATACTGAAACGAGCTCCTGCTTCTACCGAGAAGCTTGGAGCGGGAGCCTGGCTAGATTGTCACCCAAGGCtgagacagagagagagaaacACGGGCATAACGACGTGATCTACCAGCTTTCGATGGGAAATGATAAAGACCTCGATGTATATAAACATATAAGGTACTAATATAGTATACTACCTAATAAAATAATAAACAACCAGATCATCAGATGACACTATTTTCTTGAAAAGTATCACCAGATGactctagctagctagctagctattcCAAATCGCAATCAAGAAAATGGCCGCCTTCTGACGACTGCAAGTACACCCGAGTCAAGTCTTTGCCGAATTATAGCAATCCTTTCTTTGATTATTACAGTCAAGCACACCCGACTGTGTACTGCTTAGCCAGGTTAAGAGTAGCTAGCTCAGAGAGAGGATATGATAGCTATAGGGTACCATCTGTGCTTCCCGTTTGAACACTCCTGCTCCCATCCCAGGACGTCTACTCCAATCAATCTCGAGACTTGAGAGTGCTTAACGTAGACGGCGCCTAATTCAATAACATGCATGCTTTTCTTAGCAAGGTACAAAGCCTTCTATTTTTCGTTTTATTCTAAGGGCACTTGTTGATATATCTTAAGGAAAACTAATATAGCAGAAAACACCAAAGAAGAAATTATAGTGTATGAGCATCACATGCCAGGCATGCGTTTTGTAAATTAAATTACTACCTCTGTCCTAACATGTAGTTGTTTTGAGTCAAACTAGCTAGCCTAAATAGATCcatatatataatattttcataGTTCAGTTTTCGTATGTAAGTAGATGTTGATACCCTTCATAAATACTTCATAAACTTGGTTAAATTTAGAATAATTCAAACAAACTCAGAATCCCTTATATTTCAAACGAGGAAGCATTTGATTAGCTGCAACTAATGGTGTACCAACACATTCTAGGAATGCAACAGTATAATTATCACATACCTAATCACCGAACTTTGGCACTTGAGCTGCGGTTTTACAAGGAGGCGATCGATCGAGATATCAGGTGGATACTCCTTGGTCTTTAACTGCTCGATCTTGCTCTTCTCCATACACAGATCTGCTGCTTCTTCCATGAACAGAATAGttgggccggccggcggcggccggcatcCACGTCACCTGCCaccagcggcggccggcgacgagcggGCGGAAAACGCGGCACCAGCAGGCAGGCACGTGAGCAGAGCACGTCGCATTGGGTTTTCCATCTACAGCTACTTTGCTCCTGCTCGTGGGCCCCGTATGGGCCGTAGCTCTCATCTGGGCTGGGTGCTCGACCGTTGTTGGGCTGCCAGTGTATGTAGTAGCTGCTACAATTTTGGCCCAATACAGCCACATTACTTTGCACGCGGCTCACTGGACCAGAAAAGTCCAGAACAAAAAAAGAAGGTACACCAATGCATTGGAAATACAGGAGCACGTACATAGTCCCCGTATTATACATAAGCGTATACGGTATACATACATGTCTGTGTCTCTGAGACGGAATTTCTCATCCGACCTGATGACGTAGCGGCGATGCCTCCATGGCGAACAAGTCCTTAAGCTGCGTCTCCTCCACCTCACCTTTGCGCTGCTCTACTTTGACCTCTTGCttctcctcgtcgtcgtcgtcgccgtcgccgtcgctgcAGATGCTACCGGTGCTGCGGTGCTTCGGCGCCTCTAGActaggctgctgctgctgcggcggcggcggctggtgtTGGTGGTGCAGGTGGTCCTTGCTCTTGCCCCAGAGGACGCTGTAGAGCCCCGCGACGAGGAGCGCGCTGCCGAGGAGGCTGCCGAGGCGGACGATCTCGccgaggaagaaggaggagcaGAAGATGGTGAGCAGGAGGCCCAGCGGGTTGGACATGGCCAGGAACACCGGCCCCCGCTTCTCGATGCACCACGCCTGCAAGTAGAACGACACGCCCGTCACCACGAAGCCCTGCAGATGTATATATAGAAATCCATTCAGCCAGTCAGTAACAGCACTTCATCTGGTCTGAATTTCATTGCAGCAACGAACGAAATCATCATCATCGCTGATGCTACACTGCACTCACGGAGTATCCGACGGCGAGGAGGCCGACGTCGAGCCGGAGCTTCCAGGCGGCGGGGTCCCtctcgacggcgacggcgagcaggaAGGACTGGGCGGTGCTGAGCAGGCACTGCACCAGCGTCGACAGCAGCTTGTTGGGGTACTCCTTTAGCAGGGAGGCCTGCAGGACGATCCAGAGGGACCACGTCGTGTTGGACAGCAGCATCAGGAACGTGCCCTTGATCCACCTCCccttgctgccgccgccgccgctcgcctcgTGATGCTCGGCCGCGCCGGCGAAGGCGCGGTGGTGGTTCACCGGGCTCATGGACGGGCCCGTGTACAGGGCGATGGTCAGCACACCGGCCAGGCACAGCGCCACCCCGGCGGCCTTGGCCATGCCCGACGGGCTTCTCAGCCTCACCACTTCCAGTCTGCAGGCAGACGTAATATAATGTTCAGAGATTATTAGCTTATTGTTTCACTATGTATATGTTGTCTTGGGGCAGCCAACAGAAATGTTTATATCCACTAAGTTTGGTAAGTGGGGGCTTAGTGGCTTACCTCAACAGGACTGCCAGGAAGAAGGTGACCACAGGAACAGAGTTGCTTGTTGCCGATGCCACGGTTGCAGAGGTGTACTTGAGGCTTATGTTGTACAGGTTCATACTCAATGTGTTCCTACAAATTCCAAGGTCGTAACAAAATCAACCCAAAGCACCCAAAGGCTTAATTTTATCTTCCTAGCAATACTGATCAGGTGTTGATGCATACCCTAGCAATGCATAGAAGAACAGCTTCAGGAACAACCAGAATGACATGGGTGGTGCATTCCTCCTGCGAATCAAATTAACAGCATCGATCGATATCAGTACACCGATCATATATGTCAGAGACAAATAAATGATTTTTTTCAGTCTTGCAGACTGCTTATATTTAGTTAACAATATGTTACCTTTCGAGAACAATGGCGAGGGGCAGCAATAGAACAGTGGCCGCTGCCTGGCGGTAGAAGATGAAGACGAAGGTGCTCATCCCATGGTTGAATGCCGCCTTGGAGACGACGTACATGCCGGTGTAGATCAGCTGTATGATGATGGCAACCACATAGGCCTTCTTGCCTGTATCCATGGCTTACTCGACCGAATGAGAGAGATGATGgcctagctgctgctgctgctaaatGCCCGGTTACTCCTGAGAGCGAGACGGTTCGATCGACCGATCAGTGGTTGTGAAGCAAAGGAGTGCAGGGGTGCAGCCTTATATAAAGATGAAGATGCTGCATCATCTGCTTGTCTGGTTGGATGTTCCAAAGTTGAGTGTAGCTTTTCCCTGGCCTCCTCTGAATCACAAtatttttgtgtgtgtgtttggGCAACCGGAAAGAGTGATGTGGTTGCCTTGGCCCTTTGGTTATGTCAGTGCACTGCAGATACAAGCAAGTGCCCAGCGAAAGGCACTAGAAGCAAGTGCATGCTGGAATGATTTTTTTTACCGGTGATTAGTGGACTTATTAGTGCAAAGGGTCATTATTAATATAGTGCTCCATCTACTTTCTTTACATTTTTCGAGAAGCCATTCTACTTTCTTGTGTTCTTCCCTGATGATCTACAATCTGAAACAACGGAGTGTTTGCATATTTGCTAGCTCATTGATCATGTGGAAATGAACAATATAGTTTATTTTTCTGATATCCTGAATCAGCAGAAGCTATTCAGTGGGCTTGAATACATCATGTGAATGACGACCACTAGGCATGTTGAGAAGATATTCTTTCTCCAGCTGATTCATGATATCTAGATTCTGCGTCGAATGAGTGGGGATCCAGCTTTTTTATATATAGATGGTAAATCAAATCAAGACCAGACAAACTTGCATTTTCTCTAGGCATTTATTTGTTGGGGGAAGCATCATATCATCTGCCTGCCCCTTTGTTTAAAAATGGACATTATGCGGTTTAGCTGAGAATTGGTTCCATGAAAAAAAAAGCACCATCGGTCAGACAATAAAAATATAGGCCGGCTAGGCGACAGACCGCACAAAACATGAACTTATGCATGCTGTCTTTTCAATGGTAGGAGCGCATTCAGCAGATCACCATTCACCACCTGTTGGATTGATTCCATCCACGGCAAGctttctttcttccttcttATCTCCGGCCTTGCAGATCTTTGGTTCATATCTTCAGAAATGACATGACTTGGCAACTgggcgctctctctctctctctctctctctctctctctctctctctctctctctctctctctctctctctctcacacacacacacacacacatttacTTTGTTGTGTTATTAATATAAAAAAACATAGAACTAACCTTGGATATGTAAATTTCTAGCTCCATCCAAAGTAAGCAAGGAAAATTATGATTTATACAAAAGGAGGCCTTTGCCCCAAAAATTAGTTCTTAACGTATTTATATTCTGCGGGGATTCTTAACATATTTAAGTACCAATTGTTGGGAATAAAGATAAACCCTTTGGAGGAGATAGATTTTGTTTTTTAAATCTAATTAAGTCAAAATTTATAATGCCACCATAAAAAGAAGTGCTTTGTCTAACTGGGCCAATCATCTGCAAGTGCTTTTAAAGTTGGGGAGACTACATACACATATATTGAATTGCTCATCGTTGAGTAGTTGGACAGAAACTATCACACCAATCTACTATCTCGGACTCTCGGTCATCTTTCAATTCAATCAGGCGTTTCAATGGCACTTTTCTGTTTGAAGGGGGAATGCGGGAGAATTTGAAGGCTGCAAGCAGCTTCCCTTTTAATTTTCTCTTGTGTACTACTCCAAAGGAGGAGATATATATtatcctttctttcctttcctttcctttcttctttttgagGGGCCCCAAAAAGCCCGTCAACTAACAAGCAAGTGCTTTATTTTGCATGATTGGGAGGCCATACTATATCAAGCTGATAATACTAGGTTGCAGACAAATTAAACTTACTTTTCTGAAATGGAGTACATATTAGGAGTACTAGTGGTATATTCCCTCTGTTCTAAATTACATGTCACTTTTGGTTTTATTAGATACATATAGTATTTATTATGTATTTAGATATTGCATATGTCTAAGTGCGTATCA from Panicum hallii strain FIL2 chromosome 3, PHallii_v3.1, whole genome shotgun sequence encodes:
- the LOC112887013 gene encoding WAT1-related protein At5g64700-like, yielding MDAKKPYVIVVIVQLIYTGMFVVSKAAFDHGMNTYVFIFYRQAAASLLLLPIALLLERKNVRSLSPMLLLKLFFLALIGITFSLNLYNVSMKFTSATVASAATNAMPVITFCFALLLKMEVVKLRSSSGIAKLAGVSLCLAGVFAIAFYAGPALSPVNHHRAFAASHHAPASTSSAPSSRMTWVKGTFLMVLANMAFSLWIVLQGRLLKEYPNKMLVTVTQCAFSAAQSFVVAVAAERDFSKWSLRLDISLLAVLYTGFVVTGVTYYLQAWCVELKGPVFLAVWTPLCFVFTVFCSSFFLGEIIHLGSIVGGILLVGGLYSVLWGKSKEAKIASCGKVNAVDDDDNGHHKPQEEEPTTASIVEQV
- the LOC112884035 gene encoding WAT1-related protein At5g64700-like isoform X2; the encoded protein is MEAKKPYVIAVVIQLIYTGMFVVSKAAFDHGMNTFVFIFYRMVAASLLLVPIAIALERKNVRSLSLCLLLKLFFYALIGLNLYNVSMKFTSATVASASSNSMPVVAFCLALLLRMEVVRLRSLSGKAKVAGVALCLAGVFVLAFYAGPALSPVNPHRAFAVAHYSNSNVPSRMTWIKGTFLMVLANVTWALWIVLQSALLNEYPNKMLVTVTQCVFSTVQSFVVAVVAEKDFSKWNLRLDISLVAIVYTGFVVTGVSYYLQAWCMEMKGPVFLAMWNPLCFVFTIFCSSFFLGEIVHLGSIVGGALLVGGLYSVLWAKSRETKIDLMGSSVAKMIVDGTQDEGHKKSWDHQDGGNKEEESTPTLGVAQA
- the LOC112884035 gene encoding WAT1-related protein At5g64700-like isoform X1 — protein: MEAKKPYVIAVVIQLIYTGMFVVSKAAFDHGMNTFVFIFYRMVAASLLLVPIAIALERKNVRSLSLCLLLKLFFYALIGNTFSLNLYNVSMKFTSATVASASSNSMPVVAFCLALLLRMEVVRLRSLSGKAKVAGVALCLAGVFVLAFYAGPALSPVNPHRAFAVAHYSNSNVPSRMTWIKGTFLMVLANVTWALWIVLQSALLNEYPNKMLVTVTQCVFSTVQSFVVAVVAEKDFSKWNLRLDISLVAIVYTGFVVTGVSYYLQAWCMEMKGPVFLAMWNPLCFVFTIFCSSFFLGEIVHLGSIVGGALLVGGLYSVLWAKSRETKIDLMGSSVAKMIVDGTQDEGHKKSWDHQDGGNKEEESTPTLGVAQA
- the LOC112886135 gene encoding WAT1-related protein At5g64700-like; amino-acid sequence: MDTGKKAYVVAIIIQLIYTGMYVVSKAAFNHGMSTFVFIFYRQAAATVLLLPLAIVLERRNAPPMSFWLFLKLFFYALLGNTLSMNLYNISLKYTSATVASATSNSVPVVTFFLAVLLRLEVVRLRSPSGMAKAAGVALCLAGVLTIALYTGPSMSPVNHHRAFAGAAEHHEASGGGGSKGRWIKGTFLMLLSNTTWSLWIVLQASLLKEYPNKLLSTLVQCLLSTAQSFLLAVAVERDPAAWKLRLDVGLLAVGYSGFVVTGVSFYLQAWCIEKRGPVFLAMSNPLGLLLTIFCSSFFLGEIVRLGSLLGSALLVAGLYSVLWGKSKDHLHHQHQPPPPQQQQPSLEAPKHRSTGSICSDGDGDDDDEEKQEVKVEQRKGEVEETQLKDLFAMEASPLRHQVG
- the LOC112884035 gene encoding WAT1-related protein At5g64700-like isoform X3, with the translated sequence MEAKKPYVIAVVIQLIYTGMFVVSKAAFDHGMNTFVFIFYRMVAASLLLVPIAIALERKNVRSLSLCLLLKLFFYALIGNSMPVVAFCLALLLRMEVVRLRSLSGKAKVAGVALCLAGVFVLAFYAGPALSPVNPHRAFAVAHYSNSNVPSRMTWIKGTFLMVLANVTWALWIVLQSALLNEYPNKMLVTVTQCVFSTVQSFVVAVVAEKDFSKWNLRLDISLVAIVYTGFVVTGVSYYLQAWCMEMKGPVFLAMWNPLCFVFTIFCSSFFLGEIVHLGSIVGGALLVGGLYSVLWAKSRETKIDLMGSSVAKMIVDGTQDEGHKKSWDHQDGGNKEEESTPTLGVAQA